The following coding sequences lie in one Calidithermus timidus DSM 17022 genomic window:
- the gatC gene encoding Asp-tRNA(Asn)/Glu-tRNA(Gln) amidotransferase subunit GatC: MEITPELIRHLEHLARLELSPEEEAHMAGDLKNIFDFFEKLGELDTEGLSELARPVELSNVLREDEPGAVLSQEEALSVAIEAKDGFFVVPRMIE; encoded by the coding sequence ATGGAGATCACGCCCGAGCTGATCCGCCACCTCGAGCACCTCGCCCGCCTCGAGCTCTCCCCCGAGGAGGAAGCCCACATGGCGGGCGACCTCAAGAACATCTTCGACTTCTTCGAGAAGCTGGGCGAACTCGACACCGAGGGCCTGAGCGAGCTGGCCCGCCCCGTGGAGCTGAGCAATGTGCTTCGCGAGGACGAGCCCGGTGCGGTTCTATCCCAAGAAGAAGCGCTCTCCGTAGCCATCGAGGCCAAGGACGGTTTCTTCGTCG